Proteins from a single region of Sphaerochaeta globosa str. Buddy:
- a CDS encoding HAD family hydrolase, whose protein sequence is MRTDKALTFDFNGTLFWDTEYHRIAWSSVSVLYRNKPLSLAESHYLNGRTNSETIAYLLGHMPDAEQLARISEDKELLYQEICMKNQPLLLAPGFLDLVVRAKEQGVRMAIATSAGKSNIERYKAWFKLTDFIDENLIIYDNGLRKGKPEPDIYLDACKALGMEGRQCIVFEDTKAGILSAQAAGIGSIWAVLSPGSDTQTIKAMEGVHGLLNDFSQFALE, encoded by the coding sequence TTGAGGACCGATAAGGCTCTGACTTTCGACTTCAATGGTACGCTGTTCTGGGATACCGAATATCATCGGATAGCCTGGAGCAGCGTCTCCGTCCTCTATCGCAATAAGCCGTTATCACTCGCTGAAAGTCATTACCTGAATGGAAGAACCAACAGCGAAACCATCGCCTACTTGTTGGGACATATGCCCGATGCTGAGCAATTGGCACGCATCAGTGAAGACAAAGAGTTGCTGTATCAAGAGATTTGTATGAAGAATCAGCCTTTGCTCCTTGCTCCAGGGTTTTTGGATTTGGTAGTTCGTGCCAAAGAGCAGGGAGTAAGGATGGCCATCGCCACCAGTGCAGGCAAGTCCAACATTGAGCGATACAAGGCTTGGTTCAAACTGACCGACTTCATCGATGAGAATCTGATCATATACGATAACGGCCTGCGCAAAGGGAAGCCAGAACCCGACATCTACCTCGATGCCTGCAAGGCACTGGGAATGGAAGGGCGACAATGCATTGTCTTTGAGGATACCAAGGCCGGCATCCTGTCAGCCCAGGCTGCAGGAATCGGCAGTATTTGGGCAGTTCTCAGCCCTGGCAGTGATACTCAGACAATTAAGGCCATGGAGGGTGTCCATGGCCTACTAAACGACTTTTCGCAATTTGCCTTAGAGTAA